TCGAATTGAAGAGATGGTTGAGAAGTCTCGCAAAGAGGTGGATGAACGTATTCGTGAATATGGAGAACAAGCTACTTTCGAAGTGGGAGTACATGGTCTTCATCCGGATTTGATCAAAATTTTGGGCCGTTTGAAATTCCGTACAAGTTATGGACAGAACGTACTGAAGCATTCGATGGAAGTCGCATATTTAACAGGGCTTATGGCTGGAGAGCTTGGCGAGGATATCGTGCTTGCTAAACGTGCCGGGCTCCTTCATGATATCGGTAAAGCACTGGATCACGAAGTGGAAGGCTCACACGTGGAGATTGGTGTGGAGCTGGCGAAGAAATACAAAGAACATCCGGTTGTAATCAACAGTATTGCCTCTCACCATGGAGATGCGGAAGCAACTTCAGTGATTGCGATGCTGGTGGGTGCAGCGGACGCTCTGTCAGCAGCAAGACCAGGGGCACGTCGTGAAACGCTCGAAACCTACATCAAGCGTCTGGAGAAGCTCGAAGCGATCTCAGAATCGTTTGAAGGTGTTGAGAAATCATATGCGATTCAAGCTGGACGTGAGATTCGTGTTATGGTTCAGCCGGACAAGATTGATGATGCAGAGTCATTCCGCTTAGCTCGAGATATTTCCAAAATGATCGAGAATGAGCTGGATTACCCTGGACACATCAAGGTTACGGTCCTTAGAGAGACACGTGCAGTGGAATATGCGAAATAAGGATTATGCATAATCCTTGAATAAGAATGAACGTCAGAAAGTGGCCGGATAACGGCCACTTTTCTCATTCATAGATGATTCTTGATTTATTAATTGGGTTAATAAGGAGGCAACGCACATTAAAGTTTTATTCATAGGTGACATTGTAGGCAGCGTTGGTCGTACAGCAGTGAAAGAGAATTTACCTTATCTCAAATCGAAATACAATCCTCACATCATTATTGCCAATGGTGAGAATGCAGCGTCTGGCCGCGGTATCACTCAAGCGATCGCCAGACAATTTTTCGATTGGGGAATTCACGGCATCACCATGGGGAATCACACATGGGATAATCGGGATATTTTCGAGTTCATCGAGGATGAGCCGCGTTTGATTCGGCCTGCCAATTTTCCGGATAACACCACTCCAGGCAACGGTCATGCCGTCATCAAGGCTAACGGTAAAGAGCTAGCCATTGTTAATCTTCAAGGCCGTACCTTTTTGCCGCCGCTGGATTGTCCCTTCCGCAAAGCAGATGAGTTGGTGGATGAGCTTAAGAAGAAGCACAAGTGCATTCTAGTCGACTTCCATGCTGAAGCCACTTCGGAGAAGATTGCCATGGGCTGGTATCTCGACGGAAGAGCATCGATGGTCGTGGGGACGCATACACACGTCCAAAGCAATGATGAGCGAATCTTGCCAGAAGGAACAGCGGTTATTACAGACGTTGGCATGGTAGGCCCAAGAGACGGCATACTTGGCATGAAGCGGGATGCTGTATTACAGAAATTCCTGACAGGCTTGCCGGTTCGGTTCAATGTGGATGAAGGGAAGTGGCATTTCCACGCGGTAGTCGTTGAGATGGAGGAGTCCACTGGCAGAGCAGTGAAGATCGAGAAGATCAGACTTATGGAAGATGAGTGGCGCATGGAATAAAGGCTGCTCATAGCAAGGTGGGCCTTCGTATTCACCATCCATTGCAAGCACAGATGAGGCTGTAAAAAAGAAGGAATTTTTTTGTATCTCGCGAATAACATTTATTAGAGTCTGTTCAAGAAAAAGATCTCACCGATGTATCGAAACGGACTTCCGTGCTAACAAAAAGGAACGTGGATCAAGCTGTTCAAGTTGCTGCATTTGTCACATGTTTGTTGGACCATGCATTTGAAAACATT
This sequence is a window from Paenibacillus urinalis. Protein-coding genes within it:
- a CDS encoding TIGR00282 family metallophosphoesterase yields the protein MKVLFIGDIVGSVGRTAVKENLPYLKSKYNPHIIIANGENAASGRGITQAIARQFFDWGIHGITMGNHTWDNRDIFEFIEDEPRLIRPANFPDNTTPGNGHAVIKANGKELAIVNLQGRTFLPPLDCPFRKADELVDELKKKHKCILVDFHAEATSEKIAMGWYLDGRASMVVGTHTHVQSNDERILPEGTAVITDVGMVGPRDGILGMKRDAVLQKFLTGLPVRFNVDEGKWHFHAVVVEMEESTGRAVKIEKIRLMEDEWRME